Proteins co-encoded in one Pseudomonas beijingensis genomic window:
- a CDS encoding 2-hydroxyacid dehydrogenase — MSERIKVVISGADRLAQNQICKFNSSHYDVDLIHESFPDQARLISAITDAHIYIQAGEEILTEEVLRHAAQLQLVACLATGAEHLVDIDAADRLGISVTNTPGLKVMYDAMGEFLVGLVIALRRKLIYFHTEQKKGRLHEMDTPLLKDAVIGIIGMGRVGSRIARIMHDGFKSRIVYTANSQKLDIERDIQAQRLSMASLLESSDVVILACPYNDSTLGLIGEQEIALMKSSAMLINTSEASLVDGRALYKALLEQKIAGAAFDDKNWDMPPLIKNGEAINMPIAMLELPDDRFICTPYVGASTAAVWDEMASVAISSVVNYLKHGTDEHLYNRNLDMAMHAQRASADLFHSAVLEG, encoded by the coding sequence GTGTCAGAGCGAATTAAAGTAGTTATTTCCGGGGCTGATCGCCTGGCTCAAAACCAAATCTGCAAATTTAATTCATCGCATTACGATGTGGATCTGATCCATGAATCGTTTCCCGATCAGGCACGGCTTATCTCCGCAATCACCGACGCACATATTTATATTCAAGCTGGTGAGGAAATACTGACCGAAGAGGTCCTGCGGCACGCTGCCCAATTGCAGCTCGTGGCATGCCTGGCTACCGGGGCCGAGCATTTGGTCGATATTGATGCAGCAGATCGCCTCGGTATCTCGGTTACCAATACGCCAGGCTTGAAAGTGATGTACGACGCCATGGGCGAGTTTCTCGTGGGGCTGGTTATCGCGCTAAGAAGGAAATTGATCTACTTCCATACCGAACAAAAAAAAGGTCGTCTGCATGAAATGGATACTCCGCTTCTCAAGGATGCGGTGATCGGCATCATCGGTATGGGCAGGGTCGGCTCCCGCATTGCCCGAATAATGCACGATGGGTTCAAGTCCAGGATCGTCTACACCGCTAACTCGCAGAAACTCGACATAGAACGCGATATCCAGGCCCAACGACTGTCGATGGCCTCATTATTGGAAAGTAGTGACGTGGTGATTCTGGCCTGTCCGTACAACGACTCCACATTGGGCCTCATCGGAGAGCAGGAAATTGCCCTGATGAAATCCTCCGCCATGCTGATCAATACATCAGAGGCCTCGTTAGTTGATGGCCGGGCACTCTACAAGGCCCTGCTCGAGCAGAAAATTGCAGGGGCCGCGTTTGACGACAAGAACTGGGATATGCCACCACTCATCAAGAATGGCGAGGCGATCAACATGCCGATCGCCATGCTTGAGCTGCCTGATGACCGTTTCATCTGCACCCCCTATGTAGGAGCGTCGACCGCTGCCGTGTGGGATGAGATGGCAAGCGTGGCAATCAGCTCGGTAGTGAACTATCTCAAGCATGGAACAGATGAACATCTTTACAACCGGAACCTGGATATGGCCATGCATGCGCAACGTGCCAGCGCTGACTTATTCCACTCTGCGGTACTGGAAGGCTAG
- a CDS encoding type II toxin-antitoxin system HicB family antitoxin, with translation MLYPIAISMGDDNHAWGVEVPDIPGCFSAGDDLDEAMAMAREAIEGHFEILAEDGSPIPPANTVTLHVANPQYAGCTWALVDIDVTKYLGKAQKLNITLPGYLLNRIDEYVLHHPEEKSRSGFLASAALKVLQQGR, from the coding sequence ATGCTTTACCCGATTGCGATTTCCATGGGCGATGACAACCACGCCTGGGGTGTTGAAGTGCCAGATATTCCAGGATGTTTTTCCGCTGGCGACGACCTGGACGAAGCCATGGCGATGGCGCGTGAGGCTATCGAGGGTCACTTCGAGATTCTGGCTGAAGACGGCTCGCCGATTCCGCCGGCCAACACCGTCACCTTGCACGTAGCCAATCCGCAATATGCCGGTTGCACCTGGGCACTGGTGGATATCGATGTGACCAAATACCTGGGCAAGGCGCAGAAACTCAACATCACGTTGCCCGGCTACCTGCTCAACCGTATCGATGAGTATGTGTTGCACCATCCTGAAGAGAAGAGCCGCTCCGGCTTCCTGGCGTCGGCAGCGCTGAAGGTGTTGCAGCAGGGGCGGTGA